A single window of Rhodococcus jostii RHA1 DNA harbors:
- a CDS encoding SDR family NAD(P)-dependent oxidoreductase: MKLEGKVALITGAGSGLGREASQLFAAEGAKVAVVDIDPERAKGTVELVEKQGGSAIAVTADVRVEQQVVEAVAATVAAFGKLDIAWANAGIISRGGVPSVAGGEQVEFQDLTDADWQDVIGVNLSGVFYTAKAAVPALRANGGGVILATSSAASFVAYHSIAAYSATKAGVNGMVRALSLDLGKYGIRVNAIAPTHGMSPNFLAPAGTPVVGQSYEEAAGPWEPSVSPIPLKVNRPPSLKDNARAALFLVSDESAYISGVTLPTTDGGTLSRVAMMFPEDGNNPPPMVTGEE, from the coding sequence ATGAAACTCGAAGGTAAGGTTGCGCTGATCACCGGTGCCGGTTCCGGCCTGGGACGCGAGGCGTCGCAGCTGTTCGCCGCGGAGGGCGCGAAGGTCGCCGTGGTCGATATCGATCCGGAGCGCGCCAAGGGCACGGTCGAGCTGGTCGAAAAGCAAGGCGGTTCGGCGATCGCGGTCACCGCCGATGTGCGAGTCGAGCAGCAGGTGGTCGAGGCGGTGGCAGCCACCGTGGCCGCGTTCGGCAAGCTCGACATCGCGTGGGCTAATGCAGGCATCATTTCGCGTGGTGGCGTGCCGTCCGTCGCCGGTGGCGAGCAGGTCGAGTTCCAGGACCTGACGGACGCTGATTGGCAGGACGTCATCGGCGTCAACCTGTCTGGCGTGTTCTACACGGCGAAGGCTGCGGTGCCGGCGCTGCGGGCCAACGGTGGTGGTGTCATTCTGGCGACGTCGTCGGCGGCGTCGTTCGTGGCGTATCACAGCATCGCGGCGTATTCTGCGACGAAAGCCGGTGTGAACGGTATGGTTCGGGCCCTGAGCCTGGATCTCGGCAAGTATGGGATCCGCGTCAATGCGATCGCGCCGACACACGGAATGTCGCCGAACTTCCTCGCCCCCGCCGGTACGCCGGTCGTCGGCCAGTCCTATGAGGAAGCGGCGGGTCCGTGGGAGCCGAGCGTGTCGCCGATTCCGCTCAAGGTCAATCGTCCGCCGTCGCTGAAGGACAATGCTCGAGCAGCGCTCTTCCTGGTCTCGGATGAGTCCGCGTACATCTCGGGTGTCACGCTGCCGACGACCGATGGCGGCACGTTGTCGCGTGTGGCCATGATGTTCCCCGAAGACGGGAACAACCCTCCGCCGATGGTCACCGGCGAAGAGTAA
- a CDS encoding DUF1059 domain-containing protein, whose protein sequence is MKTRLSCPCGAAITGSDEDDLVVKTQEHLSESHPGMEYSREEILFIAY, encoded by the coding sequence ATGAAGACAAGACTGAGCTGTCCGTGTGGCGCCGCGATCACCGGCAGCGACGAAGACGACCTGGTGGTGAAAACCCAGGAGCATTTGAGCGAGTCACATCCGGGCATGGAGTACTCACGCGAAGAAATTCTATTCATCGCGTACTGA
- a CDS encoding MFS transporter, translated as MSQISVPGKERAVSGARSVVLTCLAITILDGVDLIMFGAVLPTLLELEQWGITTGSAGLIGSLSLFGMMAGAMLAGYITDRIGRRPVVLACIVSFSLFTGLCAIAPNLESFGLFRLLAGIGFGGALPTLIALTQEYVKVDRRQFYNGVIQTGFPIGGCVVAIAAIFIIPAFGWKSMFAVGGLLGVVLFVIAYRKLPESIAFLASKGRHNEARELAQRYSIDAGAESGMALEKSKSGSTGSPSGLRLLFAPGYRIATIMFPLITFFGLLVSYGMNTWIPQMLRSSGYDLGSALTFLLAFNIGSGFGMVVITGLADRLGSRPVISVSFVFGALAVSALTLQPAQALVFGLVLLIGFCASSTTGVYGFVGVFYPAAARGTALGLAVGLGRLGGVCGPILTGMIMSSALGADWAFYAFAFAGVAAAVLVSLVPRKNKAASETDVSVEKATEPA; from the coding sequence ATGTCGCAGATTTCTGTCCCGGGGAAGGAAAGGGCCGTCTCGGGTGCTCGATCCGTGGTCCTGACCTGCTTGGCCATCACCATCCTCGATGGTGTCGACCTCATCATGTTCGGCGCGGTCCTGCCGACGTTGCTCGAACTGGAACAGTGGGGGATCACCACTGGATCGGCGGGGTTGATCGGCAGCCTGTCCCTGTTCGGAATGATGGCCGGAGCGATGCTGGCCGGCTACATCACAGATCGCATCGGGCGACGACCCGTGGTACTTGCATGCATCGTGAGCTTCAGCCTGTTCACCGGGCTGTGCGCCATTGCGCCGAACCTGGAATCGTTCGGCCTGTTCAGACTGCTGGCCGGCATCGGCTTCGGCGGAGCACTCCCCACCTTGATCGCGCTCACCCAGGAATACGTCAAGGTCGACCGGCGGCAGTTCTACAACGGTGTGATTCAAACCGGTTTTCCTATCGGAGGGTGCGTCGTCGCGATTGCCGCCATTTTCATAATCCCTGCCTTCGGCTGGAAATCGATGTTCGCAGTGGGCGGCCTTCTGGGTGTCGTGTTGTTCGTCATCGCGTACCGAAAGCTGCCCGAATCGATTGCCTTCCTCGCAAGCAAGGGTCGGCACAACGAGGCCCGCGAACTGGCACAGCGCTATTCCATCGATGCCGGCGCCGAATCCGGCATGGCACTCGAGAAGTCGAAAAGTGGGAGTACCGGCTCCCCATCGGGACTGCGGCTCTTGTTCGCCCCCGGCTACAGGATCGCGACGATCATGTTCCCGCTCATCACCTTCTTCGGTCTTCTCGTCTCGTACGGCATGAACACCTGGATTCCTCAGATGCTGAGGTCGTCCGGCTATGACCTCGGGTCTGCGTTGACTTTCCTGCTCGCCTTCAACATCGGCAGCGGGTTCGGCATGGTGGTTATCACCGGTCTTGCGGATCGGCTGGGATCGCGTCCCGTCATTTCCGTGAGCTTCGTCTTCGGGGCGCTCGCAGTGTCCGCCCTGACTCTGCAGCCGGCGCAGGCACTCGTGTTCGGACTGGTTCTCCTGATCGGCTTCTGTGCCTCGTCGACGACGGGCGTCTACGGATTCGTCGGAGTCTTCTACCCGGCGGCCGCGCGTGGCACGGCGCTCGGGCTGGCAGTGGGTCTCGGCCGGCTCGGCGGTGTCTGCGGTCCCATACTCACCGGAATGATCATGAGCTCTGCACTCGGAGCCGACTGGGCCTTCTACGCCTTTGCGTTCGCCGGAGTGGCTGCCGCAGTGCTGGTGTCGTTGGTTCCGCGGAAGAACAAGGCCGCGTCCGAGACGGACGTGTCTGTAGAGAAGGCCACGGAGCCCGCCTGA
- a CDS encoding aromatic ring-hydroxylating oxygenase subunit alpha — protein MVYTDLPYDEATKAGFARAMFDHLDNGTTDMAPEILEVDPRVYTDPELAARERRELFGYVPIIAVHSTELSGNNDFATVQLPNNEVVLVRQADGRVRGFVNTCRHRGAQLVPEEKGSKRIFSCRYHGWAYGSDGRLRSIADEHTFGTVDRSCMSLLEVPVEERHGFVWVIDSAAGDREIDIAEWLGREFDESLAAMDMDKYHCHIAQNFDVDINWKVLMDAFLDGYHITSTHAGTVAPYFYNNAQAWEPMGRHGRMVTARKSIDSVRDVAPDDAPIDRHITVAHFLMPNMSVLRQPDHLEVLNFVPTPGTAVGTRMQMRLLTREPVVTDEQKARWDKNWKILMAVLRDEDLVVNEGVQKSVANTDVGPLYFGRNEIANQHFHQWMGRAFADPRKWG, from the coding sequence ATGGTCTACACCGACCTGCCGTACGACGAGGCGACGAAAGCGGGTTTTGCCCGGGCGATGTTCGATCACCTCGACAACGGCACCACCGATATGGCACCGGAAATTCTCGAGGTCGATCCGCGCGTCTACACCGATCCGGAGCTGGCGGCGCGGGAGCGCAGAGAACTGTTCGGGTACGTGCCGATCATCGCGGTACACAGCACCGAACTGTCCGGAAACAACGACTTTGCGACCGTCCAGCTGCCGAACAACGAAGTTGTTCTCGTTCGGCAGGCGGACGGGAGAGTGCGCGGCTTCGTGAACACCTGCCGGCATCGAGGAGCGCAGCTCGTTCCCGAGGAGAAGGGTTCGAAGCGAATCTTTTCGTGCCGCTACCACGGGTGGGCGTATGGCAGCGATGGCAGGCTGCGGTCGATTGCGGACGAGCACACGTTCGGGACGGTCGATCGTAGTTGCATGAGCCTGCTGGAGGTTCCGGTCGAGGAACGGCACGGTTTCGTCTGGGTCATCGACTCCGCCGCGGGTGATCGCGAGATCGACATCGCGGAGTGGCTCGGCCGAGAGTTCGACGAGTCTCTCGCCGCCATGGATATGGACAAGTACCACTGCCATATCGCCCAGAACTTCGATGTGGACATCAACTGGAAGGTGTTGATGGACGCCTTCCTCGACGGCTACCACATCACCTCGACCCACGCCGGAACCGTTGCCCCGTACTTCTACAACAACGCGCAGGCGTGGGAACCGATGGGCAGGCACGGACGAATGGTCACCGCTCGCAAGAGCATCGACTCGGTGCGAGATGTGGCACCCGACGATGCCCCCATCGATCGGCATATCACCGTGGCGCACTTTCTGATGCCCAATATGTCGGTGCTCCGTCAACCGGATCATCTGGAGGTGCTCAACTTCGTCCCCACCCCGGGCACAGCCGTCGGGACTCGGATGCAGATGCGTTTGCTCACTCGGGAGCCGGTGGTAACGGACGAGCAGAAGGCGCGGTGGGACAAGAACTGGAAAATTCTCATGGCCGTGCTACGTGACGAGGACCTCGTGGTCAACGAGGGCGTACAGAAGTCCGTCGCGAATACAGATGTCGGACCCCTCTATTTCGGACGCAACGAGATTGCCAATCAGCACTTCCACCAATGGATGGGGCGCGCGTTCGCAGATCCGCGCAAGTGGGGCTGA
- a CDS encoding aldehyde dehydrogenase family protein: MSLELYVDGKWIASTSTERIDVVNPTTEERIGSVPAGAAEDVDMAVAAARRALGQWSQTAPHTRAEFVSHLADELERRQDDITDIVVAEVGTPRRVARWAQVGLGIVDLREAVTAAKDFPWEEPLRNSLIVREPVGVIGCITPWNYPLHQITAKIGAALVAGCTVVVKASEVAPFTAHALAEAVEAVGIPAGVFNMVHGTGPIVGEAIAVHPDIDMVSFTGSNSVGKRVLELAAGTVKRVSVELGGKSAAVLLDDLDVEEFAKAVPHTVRACYMNGGQSCNAQTRLLVPRSRLSEAETLAAQAVAAYAPGDPTGGNTKLGPMVTAAQRERVLGYIRAGVKEGAKLVAGSVDAPARTGFFVEPTVFSEVDPDSTIAQEEIFGPVLSIIAYDTTEHAIEIANGTIFGIAGAVWSADAERAKSVARRLRATQIEVNGGKFNGAAPFGGFNQSGHGREGGAFGLEEFVEIKSLQL, translated from the coding sequence GTGAGTTTGGAACTGTATGTGGACGGCAAGTGGATTGCCTCCACGAGCACGGAGAGAATCGACGTCGTCAACCCGACCACCGAAGAGCGCATCGGAAGCGTCCCCGCCGGAGCTGCCGAGGATGTCGACATGGCGGTCGCTGCCGCACGGCGGGCCTTGGGCCAGTGGTCGCAGACCGCCCCGCACACGCGGGCCGAGTTCGTGTCGCATCTGGCCGACGAACTCGAGCGGCGACAGGACGACATCACTGACATCGTCGTCGCCGAGGTCGGCACCCCACGCAGGGTCGCTCGGTGGGCCCAGGTCGGACTGGGCATCGTCGATCTGCGGGAGGCAGTGACCGCGGCGAAGGACTTCCCGTGGGAAGAACCGCTCCGCAACTCCCTTATCGTGCGTGAGCCGGTCGGCGTGATCGGGTGTATCACGCCCTGGAACTACCCGCTGCACCAGATCACCGCCAAGATCGGCGCTGCGCTCGTGGCCGGGTGCACGGTGGTCGTCAAGGCCAGCGAGGTTGCTCCGTTCACTGCCCACGCTCTGGCAGAGGCGGTCGAAGCGGTCGGGATCCCGGCCGGAGTTTTCAATATGGTGCACGGTACCGGTCCGATTGTGGGTGAGGCCATCGCCGTTCACCCGGACATCGACATGGTCAGCTTCACCGGATCGAACTCGGTCGGTAAGCGAGTGCTGGAATTGGCCGCCGGGACCGTCAAGCGAGTGTCGGTCGAGCTGGGCGGCAAAAGCGCCGCGGTGCTACTCGACGATCTCGATGTCGAGGAGTTCGCGAAGGCCGTGCCGCACACCGTGCGCGCCTGCTACATGAACGGCGGGCAGTCCTGCAACGCGCAGACTCGCCTGCTCGTACCGCGCTCGCGCCTGTCCGAGGCGGAGACGCTCGCCGCACAGGCGGTGGCGGCGTATGCCCCGGGCGATCCCACCGGGGGCAACACGAAGCTTGGACCCATGGTGACCGCAGCTCAGCGCGAGCGGGTGCTCGGCTACATTCGTGCGGGCGTCAAGGAGGGCGCGAAGCTTGTCGCCGGCTCGGTCGACGCACCGGCCCGTACCGGATTCTTCGTCGAACCCACAGTGTTTTCCGAGGTGGACCCGGACAGCACGATCGCCCAGGAGGAAATCTTCGGTCCGGTGCTGTCGATCATCGCGTACGACACGACCGAGCACGCGATCGAAATCGCGAACGGCACGATTTTCGGTATTGCCGGCGCCGTGTGGTCCGCCGACGCCGAGCGCGCGAAGTCGGTGGCGCGCAGACTGCGTGCAACGCAGATCGAGGTCAACGGTGGAAAGTTCAATGGCGCCGCACCGTTCGGCGGATTCAATCAATCCGGCCACGGGCGTGAGGGCGGGGCATTCGGCCTCGAAGAGTTTGTCGAAATCAAGAGTCTGCAGCTTTAG
- a CDS encoding TetR/AcrR family transcriptional regulator, with the protein MGRPAKPLISRSATIAASIEIIDTEGIDAFSLPRVAKQLNVSTSSLYHHFADRRELMTEVAKELMTGATVPESSSGTDWVEWFVELSLNYRDAILRHPNAALVLVQFLPRDVLTRTYERCARILEDGGVPAQLHVVILDGLEKLALATTLSDLMRDPVGSTEVFPKVDERRHPTLARALEANQWSSRELFVVTIRGFLAGVMGLAATQVSVESLRELLG; encoded by the coding sequence ATGGGGAGACCGGCAAAGCCTTTGATCAGCCGGAGTGCGACCATCGCGGCAAGCATCGAGATCATCGACACCGAAGGCATAGATGCGTTCAGTCTGCCGCGCGTGGCCAAACAGCTGAACGTAAGTACCTCCTCGCTGTACCACCACTTCGCTGATCGTCGTGAGCTCATGACAGAGGTGGCGAAGGAGCTGATGACCGGGGCGACGGTGCCCGAGTCTTCGTCGGGTACGGACTGGGTGGAGTGGTTCGTCGAACTCAGCCTCAATTATCGCGACGCCATCCTTCGTCATCCCAATGCCGCTCTCGTGTTGGTGCAGTTCCTTCCTCGTGATGTCCTGACCCGAACGTATGAACGGTGTGCGCGAATCCTCGAGGACGGGGGCGTTCCGGCGCAACTCCATGTGGTGATACTGGACGGGTTGGAGAAGCTCGCTCTTGCAACCACTCTGAGCGATCTCATGCGCGATCCGGTCGGTAGCACAGAGGTCTTCCCGAAGGTCGATGAGCGTAGACACCCGACCCTCGCCCGCGCGCTCGAGGCCAACCAGTGGTCGTCGCGTGAGCTTTTCGTAGTCACCATCCGCGGATTCCTTGCCGGGGTGATGGGTCTAGCCGCGACGCAGGTAAGTGTCGAAAGCCTGCGAGAACTTCTCGGATAA
- a CDS encoding flavin reductase family protein, protein MSTRSDSSTQSAVNMRALRDVLGHFCSGVTVVTAMVGDEPAGFTCQSFSALSLDPPQVLLCPSRRSTSWPTIRTAETFCINVLSSGQRDLSDSFAKSGGPKFTGVQWRPAERGAPILEGVAAWFEVALTAEHDGGDHLIAVADMLDFGSDPVTEPLVFHRSRYGGVVELSLGSIESGT, encoded by the coding sequence GTGTCGACACGATCGGACAGCAGCACACAATCGGCTGTGAACATGCGGGCGCTTCGCGACGTTCTGGGACACTTCTGTTCCGGCGTGACGGTGGTGACGGCGATGGTGGGCGACGAACCGGCCGGGTTCACCTGCCAGTCGTTTTCGGCATTGTCGCTGGATCCGCCCCAGGTCTTGCTGTGCCCGAGTCGGCGTTCGACGAGCTGGCCGACGATCCGTACCGCCGAGACATTCTGTATCAACGTTCTTTCCTCGGGTCAACGCGATCTCAGCGACAGCTTCGCGAAATCGGGCGGACCCAAATTCACTGGAGTGCAGTGGCGACCGGCCGAGCGCGGCGCGCCGATTCTCGAGGGGGTGGCTGCGTGGTTCGAGGTGGCGCTCACTGCGGAGCACGACGGTGGAGATCACCTCATCGCCGTTGCCGACATGCTCGATTTCGGGTCCGATCCGGTGACGGAGCCATTGGTTTTCCATCGGAGCCGATACGGCGGGGTCGTGGAGCTGAGTCTCGGGTCGATCGAAAGTGGGACATGA
- a CDS encoding lipocalin-like domain-containing protein, producing the protein MITDTEGISIAERIVGAWELVEYSTTSDSGKVDYPLGPEARGLIIYSSDGFMSAQIMRPGRTPYRSRNVHSGEVSERSEAAGGYLAYSGPYHVDEDRSAVWHEVAVSLYPNWLGENQKRHVRFDGDRMTLSSDPLMFRTTTLSPALVWRRTAPRTGRTTS; encoded by the coding sequence ATGATCACCGACACCGAGGGCATCTCGATCGCCGAACGAATCGTCGGGGCCTGGGAATTGGTCGAGTACTCGACGACCTCGGACAGCGGCAAAGTCGACTACCCCCTTGGTCCCGAGGCCCGCGGATTGATCATCTACTCGTCGGACGGGTTCATGTCGGCACAAATCATGCGCCCTGGCCGAACCCCGTACCGCTCGCGAAACGTCCACAGTGGCGAGGTGAGCGAACGAAGCGAGGCTGCCGGGGGATACCTTGCGTATTCGGGCCCCTACCACGTTGACGAAGACCGCTCCGCCGTATGGCACGAGGTGGCGGTATCGCTGTACCCGAACTGGCTCGGTGAGAACCAGAAGCGGCATGTGCGCTTCGACGGCGACCGGATGACCCTGTCCTCGGATCCACTGATGTTCCGCACCACCACCCTGTCACCGGCGCTGGTGTGGCGACGAACCGCACCCCGTACGGGACGGACCACGTCGTGA
- a CDS encoding thiolase C-terminal domain-containing protein: MTDTFLRGAAAVVGASEFHYKRGESPDSELRMTLRAIVEAAADAGVSPREIDGFVSYGGGDNDGTVVGASLMSPRIRWSTMIWGGGGGGAAAAITNAAVAIAAGQARCVVVYRAMAQQDSGRLGYAKHHFDGHMLPHGVGSPAQACALRTRRMLEHDGVPESAMRSLVLADYFHAQHNPHAAAYGRPLDEAEYEASRMIVEPYRLYDCSRENDGAVALILVAADRAEELSPSPAYVLAGSQGAVGGYAVDSENDLDYTSAGFSGAAGVAETLWADADLGPDQVDVVQVYENFSGSGVAALIDHGLCPRGAEAGKVMTLENLTAPHGLLPVNTSGGNLADSFVNGMGLAVEAVRQVRGSSTNQVPDAQVSLFIGGPMAALSSSVLLCTRDVL; this comes from the coding sequence ATGACCGATACCTTCCTCCGTGGTGCCGCAGCCGTCGTGGGTGCCAGTGAGTTCCATTACAAACGAGGAGAATCGCCCGACAGCGAACTCCGGATGACATTGCGAGCCATCGTCGAGGCTGCGGCTGACGCCGGTGTGTCACCACGCGAGATCGACGGTTTCGTCTCGTACGGGGGCGGCGACAACGACGGGACGGTCGTGGGTGCGTCGCTCATGTCGCCCCGGATCCGATGGTCCACCATGATCTGGGGTGGTGGCGGAGGTGGTGCTGCAGCGGCGATCACCAACGCGGCAGTCGCCATCGCTGCAGGGCAAGCGCGATGCGTCGTCGTGTATCGCGCCATGGCACAGCAGGATTCCGGCCGCCTCGGATACGCCAAGCATCACTTCGACGGCCATATGCTCCCGCACGGGGTCGGATCGCCGGCGCAAGCCTGCGCGCTGCGCACCCGACGAATGCTCGAACACGACGGTGTTCCGGAATCCGCGATGAGATCCCTGGTTCTCGCCGACTACTTCCACGCGCAGCACAATCCGCACGCCGCGGCCTACGGCCGTCCGCTCGACGAAGCCGAATACGAAGCATCGCGGATGATCGTCGAGCCCTACCGGCTGTACGACTGCTCACGGGAGAACGACGGAGCTGTGGCGCTCATCCTGGTCGCCGCCGACCGCGCCGAAGAACTTTCACCCAGTCCGGCCTACGTGCTGGCCGGCAGTCAGGGTGCGGTCGGCGGATACGCTGTCGACAGCGAGAACGATCTCGACTACACCTCGGCCGGATTCTCCGGAGCCGCCGGAGTTGCCGAAACCCTCTGGGCAGACGCCGACCTCGGTCCCGACCAGGTCGACGTCGTCCAGGTATACGAAAACTTCAGCGGCTCGGGTGTGGCTGCACTGATCGATCACGGTCTGTGCCCACGAGGTGCCGAGGCCGGCAAGGTCATGACCCTCGAGAATCTGACCGCCCCGCACGGGCTGCTCCCGGTGAATACCAGTGGTGGAAACCTCGCGGATTCATTCGTCAACGGAATGGGTCTGGCAGTCGAGGCCGTGCGCCAGGTGCGTGGATCCTCCACCAACCAGGTTCCCGATGCACAGGTCTCGCTCTTCATCGGCGGACCCATGGCCGCATTGTCGAGCTCGGTCCTTCTCTGCACGCGCGACGTGCTCTGA
- a CDS encoding Zn-ribbon domain-containing OB-fold protein has product MTPGAGTAREFPATALAGPYADGLDVPFWEGLRAGELRLQRCGECDLWIWGPRWMCGRCQTFDPKWTAVEPVGRIFSWSRTWHPFIAELAGELPFVTVLVELPDAGGRRVLGLLAENGEGDIAIGDAVAGIIQQPADAPWPVLRWRLTSTFNQTERETRR; this is encoded by the coding sequence ATGACGCCGGGTGCCGGTACAGCCCGCGAGTTTCCGGCCACGGCTTTGGCCGGTCCGTACGCAGACGGCCTCGACGTGCCGTTCTGGGAGGGTCTGCGGGCGGGTGAGCTGAGGCTGCAAAGGTGCGGAGAGTGTGACCTGTGGATCTGGGGACCGCGGTGGATGTGCGGCCGGTGCCAGACGTTCGACCCGAAATGGACTGCGGTGGAACCGGTCGGACGAATCTTCTCGTGGTCGCGGACCTGGCATCCCTTCATCGCAGAGCTAGCCGGTGAATTGCCGTTCGTCACGGTTCTCGTCGAACTCCCGGATGCCGGGGGACGACGAGTGCTTGGTCTACTCGCCGAGAATGGTGAGGGTGACATTGCCATCGGTGATGCGGTTGCGGGAATCATTCAGCAGCCTGCCGATGCACCCTGGCCGGTGCTTCGGTGGCGCTTGACGAGCACTTTCAACCAGACCGAACGGGAAACCCGGCGATGA
- a CDS encoding mycofactocin-coupled SDR family oxidoreductase: MATLDGLDGKVAVITGGARGQGRSHALTLAAAGAKIVVCDIAAPIGEVQYALATSDDIEETIQLVKEAGGEIAGIQADVRSSADMRAVADLAVSQFGRIDILLANAGIHDHAESTIEIEDDAWQTMLDVKVTGAWKACKAVVPVMIEGGRGGSIVITSSVDGLGASPSWGHYGAAKHGLQGLKDTLAFELADHNIRVNTVNPTGVNSPMAAGLSKVLPHVVRKWKHNDRTNLLDVMMLEPQDISDAVLWLVSDAAKYVTGIDLPIDAGYLTKH, encoded by the coding sequence ATGGCCACTCTCGACGGACTCGACGGAAAAGTTGCAGTCATCACCGGCGGCGCACGAGGGCAGGGCCGCTCGCATGCGCTCACTCTTGCCGCTGCGGGGGCAAAGATCGTGGTCTGCGACATCGCGGCGCCGATCGGCGAGGTGCAGTATGCACTCGCGACATCGGATGATATCGAGGAGACGATCCAACTGGTCAAGGAAGCCGGTGGCGAGATTGCCGGCATTCAGGCGGATGTCCGGAGCAGTGCAGACATGAGGGCTGTTGCGGATCTGGCCGTCTCTCAGTTCGGACGTATCGACATCCTGCTGGCGAACGCCGGCATCCACGATCACGCCGAGTCGACGATCGAGATCGAAGACGACGCGTGGCAGACGATGCTCGACGTCAAAGTCACCGGCGCGTGGAAGGCCTGCAAGGCTGTCGTCCCCGTGATGATCGAGGGTGGCCGCGGCGGATCGATCGTGATCACCTCGTCGGTCGACGGGCTGGGTGCTTCCCCGTCGTGGGGGCACTACGGCGCCGCGAAGCATGGCCTGCAGGGGCTGAAGGACACCCTCGCATTCGAGCTCGCCGACCACAACATTCGTGTCAACACGGTGAACCCGACGGGGGTCAATTCGCCTATGGCGGCCGGCCTGTCGAAGGTGCTGCCGCACGTGGTGCGGAAGTGGAAGCATAACGACCGCACGAATCTGCTGGACGTGATGATGCTCGAACCGCAGGACATCTCAGACGCCGTGTTGTGGCTCGTTTCCGACGCCGCGAAGTACGTGACCGGAATCGACCTGCCGATCGATGCGGGTTACCTGACCAAGCACTGA
- a CDS encoding LLM class flavin-dependent oxidoreductase yields the protein MEPEAGNNGSSVNNAPTSRKAPLRCGVFLPPYHNPRRNPTMAIEQDLRHVEDLDRLGFHQVWFGEHHSGGYEVGPSPELMIAAAAQRTSRIELCSGVISLPYHHPLMVADRITFLDHMTRGRIRIGVGPGALVADSQMMGMDYNLLRPRMEESLDAILELLNTPGPVDRKTEWFSLEDARVQLGPYSYPGVPITVAAAMSPSGPKLAGKYGLGLLSIGGTSAKSVELLAQTWDITTHEANVYGQSVDRNDWAIVGNIHIADTFEQAVEDTRFGLRDFMDYRHVVTPMKMIEPGEEVAHEELVRRVNESGYGCIGDANDAIDYIQKIIDRTGGFGTFLATAHDWADIEATSRMYRILMRDVMHRFTGTCEPLLNSYHWTQARKEGFSERFATGISQATQDYERAKSAG from the coding sequence ATGGAACCGGAAGCTGGGAATAACGGGTCGTCCGTGAACAATGCACCGACCTCGAGGAAGGCACCACTGCGGTGTGGAGTGTTCCTTCCGCCGTACCACAACCCTCGGCGTAACCCCACGATGGCGATCGAACAGGACCTCCGCCATGTCGAGGACCTCGATCGGCTCGGATTCCATCAGGTGTGGTTCGGGGAGCATCACAGTGGTGGGTACGAGGTCGGGCCCTCGCCCGAGTTGATGATTGCCGCAGCCGCGCAGCGCACGTCGCGTATCGAGCTGTGTAGTGGCGTCATATCCCTTCCCTACCACCATCCCTTGATGGTGGCCGATCGCATCACCTTCCTGGACCACATGACCCGTGGCCGCATACGCATCGGAGTCGGGCCGGGTGCGCTCGTGGCCGATTCGCAGATGATGGGCATGGACTACAACCTGTTGCGGCCGCGGATGGAAGAATCCCTCGACGCCATCCTGGAATTGCTCAACACGCCGGGACCCGTCGACCGGAAGACGGAATGGTTCTCTCTCGAGGATGCGCGAGTCCAACTCGGCCCCTACTCGTACCCGGGGGTACCGATTACTGTGGCGGCCGCGATGTCGCCGTCGGGCCCGAAGCTGGCCGGCAAGTACGGGCTCGGCCTGCTGTCTATCGGCGGAACGAGCGCCAAGTCGGTCGAGTTGCTCGCCCAGACCTGGGACATCACCACCCATGAGGCGAATGTGTACGGGCAGAGCGTCGATAGAAACGATTGGGCGATCGTCGGCAACATCCATATCGCCGACACTTTTGAGCAAGCCGTGGAAGACACCCGGTTCGGGCTGCGCGACTTCATGGACTACCGCCACGTCGTCACCCCGATGAAAATGATCGAACCGGGTGAAGAAGTCGCGCACGAGGAACTGGTCAGGCGTGTCAACGAGTCCGGATACGGCTGCATCGGCGATGCGAACGATGCCATCGACTACATCCAGAAGATCATCGACCGCACTGGTGGATTCGGCACCTTCCTCGCGACAGCACACGACTGGGCCGACATCGAGGCAACCTCGCGCATGTACCGCATCCTCATGCGCGACGTCATGCACCGATTCACAGGCACCTGCGAACCGCTGCTGAACTCCTACCACTGGACACAGGCACGCAAGGAAGGATTCAGCGAGCGCTTCGCGACCGGTATCAGCCAGGCGACGCAAGACTACGAACGCGCGAAGAGCGCAGGGTAG